In Bacillaceae bacterium S4-13-56, the sequence CCCTTTATGTCATTCGACATATTTCGGGTGGTGACAGGCACCATCTTTTACTATTCTTCCATATAACCATTTTCAATTAAGAATTCTCTTGCTATATCTTCAACACTGTTCTCTTCCACATCAACCAAATAGTTCAACTCACGCATAGTCTCACTATCCAATCCTTCTGCAAGCGGCTTTAAGATTTCCTCAATTTCCGGATATTCTTCATAAGTCTCTGTTAGCATTGAAACGGCGGCTGAGTAGGACGGAAAAAACTTTTGATCATCTTCTAAGTTGACTAAATCATATTCACGTATTCGACTGTCAGTTGCGAACCCGACTGCTACATCTACTTCTTCATTATGGATTGCATCATAGTTCAGTCCATAGCTCATTTCTGATATTTGTTCATCTCCGAATTCAAAGCCGTATGTTTCGTAAATGCCCGGCAAGCCGTCTGCACGATTAGCAAATTCGGCATCTGTAGCCATTCTTAGTTCACCAGGATTCGCGTTCACATAATCAGCAAGGTCACTGATGCTAGCTATTCCAAGGTCATTTGCCTGTTCGGAGCGCATTACCAGTGTATAAGTGTTGTTCACGTCAGAGATGTTTGTCCAGGTAATACCATTCTCAGCATCTACTTCTTGTATCTTTGCATAAGCTTCTTGTTCATCAGCAATGGGTTCTTCACCGTTATAAGTCACAAGACCTGTTCCTGTGTAATCCCATGTTACTTGAACCTGACCATTTTCCAATGCTTGACGAAGTGCTGATGACCCTAGATTATCTTTCATATCCACCACAAAACCTTCATCTTCTAAAAGCATCTGGCTCATCTTGGCAAGTAAAAATTGCTCAGTGAAGTTTTTTGCACCGACTGTTACTTCCTTCTCTTCATCACCGGAGCATGCTGTTAGAACAACAGATGCTAATAATATTGCTGCAATAATTCCTAATAATTTTTTCATAACAAATTCCCCTTTTATTTTATATTTTATATCGAGTCAATGGCTGCAGCTCTTGCAAGCCGAAGTCCTTTCGGAACAAGTAAAAATTGAATACCACGGAATATATAATCAACTAGGACAGCTAAGATAGTAACCGGAACCGCACCTGAAATTAGGAAAGAATTATCAAATAACTGGATCCCAGTGAAAATCCAAACACCCAATCCACCACCGCCGATCAAATAAGCGAGGGCTGCTGTTCCAATGTTTAAAATAACTGCTGTGCGAATACCAGCAATAATAGAATAGGCTGCTGAAGGGAGTTCGATTTTTAAAAGAATTTGTATAGGTGTCAAACCCATTCCCTTCGCGGCATCCTTTGCTGCTGGATCAACTGAATCCAACCCTGCAATTGTATTCTGAAGAATTGGAAGTAAAGAATAGATATATAATGCTACAATTGCGGCCTTTATCCCTATTCCTAAAAATCCCATTGCTAAGGCCAAAACAGCTAGACTTGGGATTGTTTGTCCAAGATTTGCGATATTGACAATCCACCATTCAGACTTTCTAAAACGAGGGCGAGTAATCAAAACCCCGAGTGGGAAGGCAGTCAGAATCGCAATACCCGCAGAAATACCCACAAGTGTCAGATGTTGCTGTAATAAGCTTAAAAATTTATCTGGATTTTCAACTATCTTTGAGAACATTTGGTTCGAAAAAACCCACCAAAAGAAAGCAATGATGAAAATCCAAAAAAGCGCTTTGACTATCAAGGCAATAAGCTTCTTCTTGTCCATCTACTTTCCTCCTTACTATCCTTTTACCTCACGGTGTAAAAACTTCTCTATCAAAATAAGTGTCAGGCTCCCTAACTGATTTCCCTCTTCATCTACAATAACTATCTGATCCGCTTCTTGATTCAAAAGGATAGAGATGGCATCTCGTAATGAAAAGTCGCTTTGAATGGTTTTTGTATCTTGGATGTCTTCACTGGAACTCTCTAATTGAAAAGCTTTTACCAGGTCGTTTACCGTATATAAGCTTAAACTCTTTAAAGCGCGATCTTTACCAACAAACTCAGATACGAATCCATTTTTAGGATGGTTAAGAATTTCAGTGGGGGTATCATATTGCATGATCTTACCGCCTCTCAATAATGCAATGCGATCTCCCATCTTCACTGCTTCATCAATATCATGACTGACGAAGAGTATGGTTTTCTTTACCTCCTGTTGAATTCCTAAAAATTCATCCTGAATACGGTTTCTGATTATTGGATCCAACGCTCCGAATGGTTCATCCATTAACATAACAGGTGGATCAGCAGCCAGTGCACGGGCAACGCCAATGCGTTGTTGCTGTCCTCCTGATAGCTCATGTGGATAACGGTTACGGAATTCATCTGGATTCAGTCCAATTAAGTCCATCAGATAATTGAAACGTTTCCGTTTATCAATTCTGTCCCATTTCATTAAATTAGGTACTACCATCGTATTATCCTCAATCGTCATGTTTGGGAAAAGCCCATTGCTTTGGATAACATATCCAATATTCCTGCGCATTTCAATTCTATCGAGCTCTTTTACACTTTTTCCTTGAACCCGAATATTACCATCCGAAAGCTCTTCTAGCTGGTTTACCATCCGTAATAATGTTGTTTTCCCACAACCAGACGGGCCAAGTAGAATAACAAACTCTCCATCATTTACAGTCAAATTTATGTCATCAATTGCTTTTACATCGCCGCCGTAAATTTTTGTCACATGATCAAATTCTATCATTAGTATGACCTCTCTTTGTAAGTTTCTATCGTATACCTTTTGGAGTAAACTTAGTTTGTATGGCTTTCAAGCCAAAATCAACAATGAGGGCCAGGATAGATACAAAAATGGCACC encodes:
- a CDS encoding ABC transporter permease, coding for MDKKKLIALIVKALFWIFIIAFFWWVFSNQMFSKIVENPDKFLSLLQQHLTLVGISAGIAILTAFPLGVLITRPRFRKSEWWIVNIANLGQTIPSLAVLALAMGFLGIGIKAAIVALYIYSLLPILQNTIAGLDSVDPAAKDAAKGMGLTPIQILLKIELPSAAYSIIAGIRTAVILNIGTAALAYLIGGGGLGVWIFTGIQLFDNSFLISGAVPVTILAVLVDYIFRGIQFLLVPKGLRLARAAAIDSI
- a CDS encoding ABC transporter ATP-binding protein, giving the protein MIEFDHVTKIYGGDVKAIDDINLTVNDGEFVILLGPSGCGKTTLLRMVNQLEELSDGNIRVQGKSVKELDRIEMRRNIGYVIQSNGLFPNMTIEDNTMVVPNLMKWDRIDKRKRFNYLMDLIGLNPDEFRNRYPHELSGGQQQRIGVARALAADPPVMLMDEPFGALDPIIRNRIQDEFLGIQQEVKKTILFVSHDIDEAVKMGDRIALLRGGKIMQYDTPTEILNHPKNGFVSEFVGKDRALKSLSLYTVNDLVKAFQLESSSEDIQDTKTIQSDFSLRDAISILLNQEADQIVIVDEEGNQLGSLTLILIEKFLHREVKG
- a CDS encoding glycine betaine ABC transporter substrate-binding protein; protein product: MKKLLGIIAAILLASVVLTACSGDEEKEVTVGAKNFTEQFLLAKMSQMLLEDEGFVVDMKDNLGSSALRQALENGQVQVTWDYTGTGLVTYNGEEPIADEQEAYAKIQEVDAENGITWTNISDVNNTYTLVMRSEQANDLGIASISDLADYVNANPGELRMATDAEFANRADGLPGIYETYGFEFGDEQISEMSYGLNYDAIHNEEVDVAVGFATDSRIREYDLVNLEDDQKFFPSYSAAVSMLTETYEEYPEIEEILKPLAEGLDSETMRELNYLVDVEENSVEDIAREFLIENGYMEE